A portion of the Fulvia fulva chromosome 1, complete sequence genome contains these proteins:
- a CDS encoding Zinc finger transcription factor ace1, with translation MSSAASNPRRRPARSNKPDMTPSLIDSFQNMSIRKGDTFHPNSNTNKSSFWDPLESTSKSPSMPARSTTSPQSLEDLLIGAGERRVAQLLNKVDKAIATKSTVALGNVLSEPEVLPVPTFMVDRATVRGQSQRTRTRHHSHSSDSGIGTSVADSTESASDSTAKGSVRTVCSAPSAVNHQSFSGISDAVEEERGLSKYAADQIHKHIIKPILHEDSLREFHDLIKSVPSRIGDKEIKNLRDLEKTLIFLAPDYSRSPRKYLNFCERTIRVLHTTVTTLHESDQRAPTDRPYTQGYFLDLVEQVRLGLLSPESAAVVINIAIQIRRYAMILAATREKQAKGESSDAMDVTKDERVSLHGGVTHNGKPAELVRHLPDGKVISVATGQPISEEELASAGMNGKRPATDVDDEEVLRSMARRKKNAKPEIHTCEICTKEFKRPCDLTKHIKTHERPWKCSEPDCKYHEYGWPTEKERDRHVNDKHSSTPSLYHCLFTPCPYTSKRESNCKQHMEKAHGWNYVRSKSNGKGRASNVMRLHQGSMPPSPSSTMLTPLTPIAPSPLNQTWSESSRQGSMAPPPIAGPSNYGTPAYGTPALSQPSPDFAGHFNMNMNFDFNDMQNFPTSAFPITPAMSEERRASGSLSSHSAMFDGSSFDDASPFEYAMENYDFSNFTFPPSFTPNTNAGGVSTGAAMPQVSPGAHMDQTFTNDAVNLDEDYGYGGAVSGPSSDFTLFGPTAPAATSGDMFPSLPTESSWGNINIEAMGNNFGSHFDVNGAPALTNGDSTLEELFPELKKAP, from the exons ATGTCCTCGGCCGCCTCCAACCCGCGCCGCCGTCCGGCCAGGTCCAACAAACCTGACATGACTCCCTCGCTCATCGATTCCTTCCAGAACATGTCCATCCGCAAAGGTGACACCTTTCACCCCAATTCGAACACCAACAAGAGCAGCTTCTGGGACCCGCTTGAGTCAACGTCCAAGTCACCATCTATGCCCGCGCGCTCCACCACCTCTCCCCAGTCGTTGGAGGATCTACTGATTGGTGCGGGGGAGCGTCGTGTGGCCCAGTTGCTCAACAAGGTGGACAAGGCCATCGCCACCAAGTCTACCGTCGCATTGGGAAACGTGCTGAGCGAGCCCGAAGTCCTGCCAGTGCCTACCTTCATGGTCGATCGCGCAACTGTGCGTGGTCAGTCCCAGAGGACTCGCACCCGTCATCACAGCCATTCCTCTGACAGTGGCATTGGGACGTCTGTCGCCGATTCCACCGAATCAGCGTCCGACTCAACGGCCAAGGGTTCTGTCCGCACCG TCTGCTCTGCGCCCTCTGCAGTCAATCATCAGTCATTCTCCGGCATCTCTGATGCTGTAGAAGAGGAACGTGGACTGAGCAAGTACGCCGCCGACCAGATCCACAAGCACATAATCAAGCCTATCCTGCATGAAGACTCTCTCCGGGAGTTCCACGACCTCATCAAGAGTGTCCCGTCTCGCATTGGCGATAAGGAGATCAAGAATCTTCGTGACCTCGAAAAGACACTAATCTTCCTTGCACCG GACTATTCGCGTTCTCCTCGAAAATACCTTAATTTCTGCGAACGAACGATACGCGTCCTCCATACCACGGTTACGACACTTCACGAGTCCGACCAGCGAGCGCCGACAGATCGACCGTATACGCAAGGCTACTTTTTGGATTTGGTTGAGCAGGTTCGTCTTGGGTTACTGTCGCCTGAGAGCGCCGCAGTGGTGATTAACATTGCTATACAGATTCGCCGATACGCCATGATCCTGGCTGCTACCAGGGAGAAGCAAGCCAAGGGCGAAAGTTCCGACGCTATGGATGTCACAAA GGACGAGCGTGTCTCACTCCATGGGGGCGTGACTCACAACGGAAAGCCAGCTGAGCTTGTTCGTCATCTGCCGGACGGAAAGGTTATATCAGTGGCCACGGGCCAACCCATCTCAGAGGAGGAGCTTGCATCTGCTGGCATGAATGGCAAGCGTCCTGCCACCGATGTCGACGATGAAGAGGTTCTGCGGTCGATGGCACGCCGTAAGAAGAACGCAAAGCCAGAGATCCATACTTGCGAGATCTGCACCAAGGAGTTCAAGCGTCCTTGTGACCTTACAAAGCACATCAAGACCCATGAGCGACCATGGAAGTGCTCGGAACCTGACTGCAAGTACCATGAGTACGGCTGGCCCACCGAGAAGGAGCGCGACCGTCACGTCAACGACAAGCACTCCTCTACGCCATCGTTGTACCACTGCCTATTCACACCATGCCCATACACCAGCAAGCGTGAGAGCAATTGCAAGCAGCACATGGAGAAGGCACATGGTTGGAACTACGTCCGATCGAAGAGCAACGGTAAAGGCCGGGCATCAAATGTTATGCGCCTCCATCAAGGCTCGATGCCTCCTTCACCGTCATCGACGATGCTTACACCTTTGACTCCCATCGCACCCTCTCCATTAAACCAGACATGGTCAGAATCATCGCGTCAGGGCTCGATGGCGCCTCCCCCGATCGCTGGACCAAGCAATTATGGCACGCCGGCTTACGGTACTCCAGCCTTAAGTCAGCCTTCACCGGACTTTGCTGGACACTTCAACATGAACATGAACTTCGACTTTAACGACATGCAGAACTTCCCAACGTCGGCATTCCCGATCACGCCAGCCATGAGTGAGGAGCGCCGTGCTTCTGGCTCACTGTCATCACATTCTGCCATGTTCGATGGCAGTTCGTTCGATGACGCGTCGCCGTTCGAGTACGCGATGGAGAACTACGATTTCAGCAACTTCACCTTCCCGCCATCATTTACACCGAATACGAACGCAGGCGGCGTAAGCACTGGCGCTGCTATGCCTCAAGTCTCGCCGGGAGCACATATGGACCAGACGTTCACCAACGACGCCGTGAACCTTGACGAGGACTACGGTTACGGCGGTGCTGTCAGCGGACCATCTAGCGACTTCACGCTATTCGGTCCTACCGCCCCAGCAGCCACCAGTGGCGACATGTTCCCGTCACTACCTACAGAGTCTAGCTGGGGTAACATCAATATCGAGGCCATGGGCAACAACTTCGGTTCCCATTTCGATGTCAACGGTGCTCCAGCGCTGACGAATGGCGATAGCACACTCGAGGAGCTTTTCCCAGAGCTGAAGAAAGCACCTTGA